In Paludibaculum fermentans, the genomic stretch CCAAGATTGACGCAGCACAATCGCGAGGACGGGTGGGCGTATTCGGCATCGGGCTGGCTGCCTACTGGCCGCAGTTTCCGGGCCTGCGTGAGCGCTTGTGCGGCTACCAGGCAGAGGTGGAAGCGCACGTCGCCGGGCTCGGCCTGGAGGTGGTCTCGGCCGGGTTGGTGGATTCGGCCACAGGCGCACAGGACGCGGCGCGGCTGTTCGCGGCATCCGATCTGGACCTGATCCTGTGCTACGTCGGCACCTATGCGACGTCCTCGCAGGTGCTGCCCGTGGTGCAGCGGGCCAAACTGCCGGTGCTGGTGCTGAACCTGCAGCCTGTGCAGGCGCTCGACTACGAGAACGTCGACACGGGCGAGTGGCTGGCCAACTGCTCCACCTGCTGCGTGCCGGAGATCTCGAACGCGTTCGCCCGGGCGCGGGTCCAGTTTCGAGTGGTGTCGGGCACGCTGCGTGACGACCCCGAAGCCTGGGGCGCAATCGAGGAGTGGTGCCTGGCGGCGCGCGCGGCGGCGGCGCTGCGGTCGAGCCGCATCGGATTCCTCGGCCACACGTACCCAGGCATGCTCGACATGTATTCCGACTTCACGATGGTCAGCGCGCAGACTGGGGCGCATATCGAGATCCTTGAGATGTGCGACCTCGACCGCTGCGTGCGCGAAGCAGCCGCGGAAGAGGTGGCGGATAAATCGAGGGTCGCGCGAGAGATGTTCACGCTGGAGAACGTGTCCGAGGGCGATCTCGAATGGGCGGCGCGCGTGGCGGCGGGGCTCGACCGCCTGGTGGCGGGCTTCTCGCTGAACGGTCTCACCTATTACTACCGCGGCCTGGACGGCAATCCGTACGAGCGGCTGGGCGCGGGCGTGATTCTCGGGAATTCGCTGCTGACCGCGCGCGGCATTCCGGCCAGCGGCGAAGGCGACCTCAAGACTTGTCTCGCGATGATGATTCTCGACCGCCTGGGCGCCGGCGGCTCGTTCACCGAGTTTTACGCGATGGACTTTCGCGAGAACTTCGTTCTGATGGGGCACGACGGGCCGGGCCACCTGGCGATCACTGACCGGAAGCCGGTGCTGCGCGGGTTGGTTCTCTATCACGGCAAGCGCGGCAGCGGCGTCAGTGTCGAGTTCAACGTGAAGACGGGGCCGGTGACGCTGCTGGCGATGACGCAGACGGCTGAGGGTTCGTTGAAGATGATCACGGCGCAGGGCGTCTCGGAGCCCGGCCCGACGATGAGAATCGGCAACACGAATTCACGGCTCCGCTTCCCGCTGGGACCGCGTGAATTCGTGAATCGATGGTGCGCCGAGGGTCCGACACACCACTGCGCGCTGGGCGTCGGCCACGTGGAACGGACCATCGCAAAACTAGGTGAACTGCTGCAGATTCCCGTGGTCAGTGTGTGCTGAACGGCCCGCGCCCGCCCGGCCTCGACTTGAGATAAGCTTACGAGGCAAGAAGCGAGGAATCGCCATGAGTGAAAACCAAACAGACACCACTTCCCGCCGCCAGTTTCTGAGCAACACCGGCCGCACTGCCGGCGTTTCCGCCCTGGCCGGCATCGCGCTGCCGCACGTACATGCGGCGGAGAACAACACGATTTCCGTGGCCCTGGTTGGCTGCGGCGGCCGTGGCACAGGAGCCGCGGTGAATGCCCTGTCGGTGACCAACGGCCCCGTCAAGCTCGTGGCCATGGCCGATGTCGTGCCAAAGAAGATGAGCGACAGCTACGACAAGCTGAAGACTCAGTTCGCGGGCCAGGTGGACGTTCCGCCGGAGCGGCGCTTCCTGGGCTTCGACGCCTACAGACAAGCGATGGATGCCATGAAGCCGGGCGATGTGGTGATCCTCGGGACGCCCCCCGCGTTCCGCTGGGTTCAGTTCACGCACGCCATTGACCGCGGGCTCCACACGTTCATGGAGAAGCCTGTGACGGTGGATGGCCCCACGACGAAGCGCATGTTGAAGCTGGGCGAGCAGGCCAGCCAGAAGAACCTCAAGGTGGGTGTCGGCCTGATGGTGCGCCACTGCCGCGCTCGGCAGGAACTGCTCGACCGCATCAAACAGGGGCAGATCGGCGAAATCGTGGCGATGCGCGCATACCGCATGGGCCAGGGCGGCGGCACGGCTCCGCCGAAGCCGGAAGGCATCAGCGAGCTTACATACCAGATCTCCCGTTTCCACGCGTTTCTCTGGGCGAGCGGCGGCGTCTTCAGCGACTACTACATCCACCAGATCGACGAATGCAGTTGGATGAAGGGCGCCTGGCCGGTAGAGGCGCATGCCGTCGGCGGACGCCACTACCGCGGCGATTCGCTCGATCAGAACTTCGACGTTTACTCCGTCCAATACACCTTCCCTGACGGCACGAAGCTGTTCTTCGATGGCCGGAACATGGCGGGCGCCCGTGACGAGTTCGCCAGTTATGCCCACGGCTCGAAGGGCTCGGCGGTGATCTCCACCATGTCGCATACACCCGGCATGACAAGGATTTACAAGGGTCAGAAGATCCCGACAGTCACTTCCAAGAAGGATCTGCCGCTGCCGGAAGATCCCAATCTGGTGTGGGCCTATCCGCAGCCGGAAAAGAGCCCGTATCAGTATGAGTGGGACGACCTGATGGAAGCGATCCGGAAGGACAAGCCCTACAACGAAGTGAAGCGCGGCGCTGAAGCGAGCCTGGTGGCGTCGATGGGCCGCATGGCCGCGCACACGGGCCAGATCATCACCTTCGACCAGATGATGAACTGCCCGCACGAGTTCGCTCCGGATGTAGACAAACTGACAATGGACGGGCCGCCTCCGCTGCGGCTGGGACCGGACGGCAAGTATCCGGTGCCGGAACCCGGTATCAAGAAGGACCGGGAATACTAGATCGCGGCGGCGTCCGCCAGCAAAAAAGCTCGAAATTGCTGATGGACTACCAATTCAGTGGGGAGTAGACTTCCGAACTGAGATAGCCTGGATATCTCAATTCTTGACATGAAAGTGTTGGAAGGCAGCTCCCCCATACCTGCCTCAAGTTGGGGGCATACAAGGCCGGCGGAGCGCTGGGTGGCTCCGGCGGCCGGCCCTGCGTCAGTTCATTCGTGGATCCTGGCGCTCCTGCTGGTTGCCGGCGCGATGGCTGCCTTCGCGCAGGACCCGCCGCTCTCCACCGACTACGTTGTCAGCAACTGGCAGACGGAACAGGGCTTGCCCGAGAATTCCGCCACTTCCCTTGTCCACACCCCCGATGGTCACCTCTGGTTCGGCACGTTCCGCGGGCTGGTGCGCTTTGACGGGCATAAGTTCACGGTCTTCGACCAAAGCCGGATCCCGGCACTGCCCGATCCGGGCATTGTGAACCTGCATCTTGACCGTGCGGGCGAACTCTGGATCAGTACCGTATCCGGGCTGGCCCATGGGCATGAGGGGGCGTGGACCGTATTCGGCCCGCAACAGGGCTGGACCGGAACGTATATCCGGCACTTTGCCGACGCGGCTGACGGCTCAGTCTTCCTGATCACTTTCAAGCAGGAGATCTTCCGCTTTGCCGGCGGCCGGTTCACCCAACTCTCCGCTCCACCGGGACGATTGGATCCGACATTTATCTTTGCGGACAAGGGCGGCCAGGTGCGAGCGGTGAACCGCGATTTCAGCAGTGTGTGGACATCCGGCGGGTGGCAGAGCGTTCCGCTGCCGAAGGAGATCGGGCAGGGCGCCCTCCCCTGGTGGGGTGTAGCCCAGGACGGGCTGCTGTGGGTTCTGAAGCACGACACTCTGTACAAACTGGATGGTGGCCGGATTGTGTCGAAGGTGCACCTGAATCAGCCCATCGTCGACCTGTGGTCCCTGACGGAGGACAGTACCGGTTGGTTGTGGGGCTGCTCCTCGCGGTTGGGGTTATACCGGATCAGCGCAGATGGGCAGGTGAACCGCTATTCCACAGCCACCGGACTGCCCAGCAACGGGGTTCGCTTTGTCTATGAGGACCACCGCGGCAACCGCTGGATTGGGACGGATGGCGGCGGCCTGGTGCGCATCCGGGAGAAGCGGCTGAAGACCATCAGCACGGAGAGCGGGCTGCCGGACTTTCCCGTGAAGGCCGCAGCGCCCGCGCGCGATGGCCGCGTCTTCATCGCAACCTTCGGGGCGGGCCTCTATCAGTTCAAGGACAACCATCTGACACGGCTTACCGTGCCGGATGACACGGAACTTTATCCGCAGACCCTGCTGGTCGACCACTCGGACACGCTCTGGTTGGGCGCCTTTGATCGTGGGCTTTACCAGTGGCGGAGCGGGCGCATCCGTCAGGTGCTGAAGCCCGCCGACGGGTACCAGAACATCGAGAGTATCTTCGAGGATTCGCAGGGACGGGTGTGGGTCTCTGAGACGCACGGCCGGACGGCGCGGTTCAGCGGCGAAACTGTCACCGAGTATGCCGCGCCGGCTCAACGCAGGGGCATTCCTATCCGATGTGTCGCGCAGGACCGGGTTACCGGGGCGATCTGGGCCGCCGGCGATTCCGGCCTGTTTCAGTTCGTGGACGGGCAGGGCTTTCAGCCCGTCAGGGACGCGCAAGGCAAACCGCTGCCGCCGCTGGTGACGATCTTCCCCCTGGACGGGCAGGGCGTGTGGGCGGCCCCCTCCACTGGCGGACTGCTGCTGTGGAAGGACGGCAAGGCGGTACCGCTGGATTCCGGCCAGATGCCCGCGGCGATCGTCGGGGGCATGCTGGAGCAGGGCGGTCATATCTGGATGGCTACCAATCGCGGCGTCTGGCGCTTTCGCAAGGCCGATCTCCTGCTGGCCGCCAACGGCGGCACGAAGCCCTGCGAGTGGCAGCAGTTTGATCGCGACGATGGCCTGCCCAGCCTCGAATGCTCC encodes the following:
- a CDS encoding L-fucose/L-arabinose isomerase family protein, whose amino-acid sequence is MSIDPSGLAPAKIDAAQSRGRVGVFGIGLAAYWPQFPGLRERLCGYQAEVEAHVAGLGLEVVSAGLVDSATGAQDAARLFAASDLDLILCYVGTYATSSQVLPVVQRAKLPVLVLNLQPVQALDYENVDTGEWLANCSTCCVPEISNAFARARVQFRVVSGTLRDDPEAWGAIEEWCLAARAAAALRSSRIGFLGHTYPGMLDMYSDFTMVSAQTGAHIEILEMCDLDRCVREAAAEEVADKSRVAREMFTLENVSEGDLEWAARVAAGLDRLVAGFSLNGLTYYYRGLDGNPYERLGAGVILGNSLLTARGIPASGEGDLKTCLAMMILDRLGAGGSFTEFYAMDFRENFVLMGHDGPGHLAITDRKPVLRGLVLYHGKRGSGVSVEFNVKTGPVTLLAMTQTAEGSLKMITAQGVSEPGPTMRIGNTNSRLRFPLGPREFVNRWCAEGPTHHCALGVGHVERTIAKLGELLQIPVVSVC
- a CDS encoding Gfo/Idh/MocA family protein; protein product: MSENQTDTTSRRQFLSNTGRTAGVSALAGIALPHVHAAENNTISVALVGCGGRGTGAAVNALSVTNGPVKLVAMADVVPKKMSDSYDKLKTQFAGQVDVPPERRFLGFDAYRQAMDAMKPGDVVILGTPPAFRWVQFTHAIDRGLHTFMEKPVTVDGPTTKRMLKLGEQASQKNLKVGVGLMVRHCRARQELLDRIKQGQIGEIVAMRAYRMGQGGGTAPPKPEGISELTYQISRFHAFLWASGGVFSDYYIHQIDECSWMKGAWPVEAHAVGGRHYRGDSLDQNFDVYSVQYTFPDGTKLFFDGRNMAGARDEFASYAHGSKGSAVISTMSHTPGMTRIYKGQKIPTVTSKKDLPLPEDPNLVWAYPQPEKSPYQYEWDDLMEAIRKDKPYNEVKRGAEASLVASMGRMAAHTGQIITFDQMMNCPHEFAPDVDKLTMDGPPPLRLGPDGKYPVPEPGIKKDREY
- a CDS encoding hybrid sensor histidine kinase/response regulator, producing MKVLEGSSPIPASSWGHTRPAERWVAPAAGPASVHSWILALLLVAGAMAAFAQDPPLSTDYVVSNWQTEQGLPENSATSLVHTPDGHLWFGTFRGLVRFDGHKFTVFDQSRIPALPDPGIVNLHLDRAGELWISTVSGLAHGHEGAWTVFGPQQGWTGTYIRHFADAADGSVFLITFKQEIFRFAGGRFTQLSAPPGRLDPTFIFADKGGQVRAVNRDFSSVWTSGGWQSVPLPKEIGQGALPWWGVAQDGLLWVLKHDTLYKLDGGRIVSKVHLNQPIVDLWSLTEDSTGWLWGCSSRLGLYRISADGQVNRYSTATGLPSNGVRFVYEDHRGNRWIGTDGGGLVRIREKRLKTISTESGLPDFPVKAAAPARDGRVFIATFGAGLYQFKDNHLTRLTVPDDTELYPQTLLVDHSDTLWLGAFDRGLYQWRSGRIRQVLKPADGYQNIESIFEDSQGRVWVSETHGRTARFSGETVTEYAAPAQRRGIPIRCVAQDRVTGAIWAAGDSGLFQFVDGQGFQPVRDAQGKPLPPLVTIFPLDGQGVWAAPSTGGLLLWKDGKAVPLDSGQMPAAIVGGMLEQGGHIWMATNRGVWRFRKADLLLAANGGTKPCEWQQFDRDDGLPSLECSFDHQPAIQSDGQGRIWVPTLKGVAILDPLRLRLRTDPIPARIEEVVYLTRDGAQHRIPVTGVEPVRIPPGSLDVHVLYTALDLSNQDKIRFAYALSQDGTEVASGERTEREIVFAKLPPGEYRFGLRVRNSDGYWNPNAVEIRLIREPFHWETGWFRALIALFSFTTVIGVVLFGARRQSVKQLRRLSKEKLRAETEARLLHSTRMESIGRLAGGVAHDFNNLLTIVNGYSEMLLLEVAGDEGKLAKVQSIRAAGQRAAELTQQLLAFSRSQAENLVPLELNAVVRDTAKLLQRLVGESVRLELQLEEGLGSINGDRTQLGQILLNLVVNARDAMPDGGAVVIRTNRELVAAGSSSTNPGLEPGPYAVLSVEDTGVGMDLETIRHAFEPFFTTKPPGKGTGMGLAIVYGVVKRAGGRIDVESSVGRGSRFVIHFPVVSTAAAEPEPEPEPEAAQPDCRYATILLVEDDPGVRSVASRILSSNGYRVLEAAGGAEALALLEGQAPAPDLMLSDIIMPGMSGYVLADRVALLRPELKVIFVSGYSGPATEGATAKQDETPTLRKPFTSAALLASVRQALASNETLSGD